Proteins from a genomic interval of Aspergillus flavus chromosome 7, complete sequence:
- a CDS encoding TPR domain protein, with protein sequence MGCCCSRSKSSSSPSPTSPPKEMEDVRPTLQSLIAESDALLEENRWVEARGKLDQAVQLSEQQQGPDHEDTLETKAILAYNLRKHGEYQEAEQIDREVHATRLRVSGPDHTETAKALNNIALDLKGLARFDEAFHLEEQALDIFMKVEGEDSRATQTSMNNLANSYHQQGRFGDAARLHEKTLELRVKTLGRDHFETIMAMDLLGVDCRELGQVEKAARYQEEALELATNSLGEASETTLRCSINLASTYQAFGTADGQQKALTLLERALDLSRRNLGEESPETVGTMNNLAVAYVKADRLDDAYPLLKAAYDINRKTLGPDHPKTRASEGNYNYVMEKLGLTQANIFGA encoded by the coding sequence ATGGGCTGTTGTTGCAGCAGATCAAAATCGAGTAGCTCACCAAGCCCTACATCTCCGccaaaagaaatggaagacGTCAGGCCAACGTTACAAAGCCTAATAGCGGAAAGTGACGCTCTACTAGAGGAGAACAGATGGGTCGAGGCGCGCGGAAAGCTGGACCAGGCCGTACAGCTCTCAGAGCAGCAGCAAGGACCCGACCACGAGGATACGCTagaaacaaaagcaataTTGGCCTACAATCTCCGCAAGCACGGCGAGTACCAGGAAGCCGAGCAGATAGACCGTGAAGTGCATGCTACCCGCCTGAGAGTCTCTGGACCGGATCACACCGAGACTGCTAAGGCATTGAATAATATTGCGCTGGATTTGAAAGGTCTTGCTAGGTTCGATGAGGCGTTTCATCTCGAGGAGCAAGCTTTGGACATATTTATGAAagtggagggggaggattCCCGAGCGACTCAGACGAGTATGAATAATTTGGCGAATAGCTATCACCAGCAGGGTCGGTTTGGTGATGCTGCCAGGTTGCATGAGAAGACGCTCGAGCTCCGGGTAAAGACACTTGGTCGAGACCATTTTGAAACAATCATGGCTATGGATCTGCTTGGTGTTGACTGTCGCGAGTTAGGTCAGGTGGAGAAAGCTGCGAGGTACCAGGAGGAAGCGCTTGAGCTTGCGACAAACAGTCTGGGCGAAGCGAGTGAAACTACCCTTCGGTGTTCGATAAACCTAGCGTCAACGTACCAGGCATTTGGGACGGCCGATGGACAACAGAAAGCATTAACCTTACTGGAGCGGGCTCTGGATCTATCGCGCCGGAACCTGGGTGAAGAAAGTCCGGAGACGGTGGGCACCATGAACAATCTCGCGGTGGCGTATGTTAAGGCGGACAGACTAGACGATGCTTACCCCTTATTGAAAGCAGCTTATGATATAAATCGAAAGACGCTGGGTCCAGATCATCCGAAGACCCGAGCGTCGGAGGGCAACTATAACTATGTTATGGAGAAGCTTGGTTTAACTCAGGCTAACATATTCGGCGCCTGA
- a CDS encoding uncharacterized protein (expressed protein), with the protein MEDSKGNNWSLTSPDRTNHSSKQVDVQPACRMRNGGVESLNLVSNVRALVPGFDRAPDCQALSIQSDHHGSEPRHAYGVYSFRTNWRYSIGDRNADMSQEPCLCLNWRLCWLLLNTHDCVCILRSNSIGLSSCYVLSHPDYHGTCQDSTACGLYCVCLSDSLGCSHSAAYHLSSDMIVILRAGHSTTGWGYTVYQAHHLVEHDSR; encoded by the coding sequence ATGGAAGATTCTAAAGGCAATAATTGGTCGTTGACTTCTCCCGACCGGACCAACCATAGCTCAAAGCAAGTTGATGTGCAACCAGCTTGCCGGATGCGAAATGGCGGAGTGGAGTCTTTGAATCTTGTCAGTAACGTGCGAGCTCTCGTCCCTGGCTTTGATCGGGCGCCTGATTGCCAAGCGCTGTCCATACAAAGTGATCACCATGGCTCAGAGCCGCGACACGCGTATGGAGTTTATTCCTTCCGAACTAACTGGAGATATTCCATTGGAGACAGAAACGCGGACATGAGCCAGGAGCCGTGCCTGTGTCTGAACTGGAGATTGTGCTGGTTATTGCTGAATACTCACGACTGTGTGTGCATACTGAGAAGCAACTCAATCGGTCTGTCCTCTTGTTACGTACTATCTCATCCCGACTATCATGGTACTTGCCAAGACAGCACAGCGTGCGGACTATACTGCGTATGCCTATCGGATTCATTAGGTTGCTCACACAGCGCTGCATATCACCTTTCATCGGATATGATCGTCATACTACGAGCTGGGCACTCTACAACAGGTTGGGGCTATACTGTCTATCAGGCGCACCATCTGGTCGAACACGATAGTCGATGA